A single Tenacibaculum sp. Bg11-29 DNA region contains:
- a CDS encoding helix-turn-helix domain-containing protein codes for MRLGLIRKNKGETQKQLADVLNVSLRTVQNYEKGSVTIPNEKLKQIVSHYKINLTDVFEENENSIDLSNIKKSIISEYIVENWDNMMKDNLFNANFKAKAGEWAISIKKNS; via the coding sequence ATGAGATTAGGTCTAATAAGAAAAAATAAAGGGGAAACACAAAAGCAATTAGCCGATGTGCTAAATGTTAGTTTGAGAACTGTACAGAACTATGAAAAAGGGAGTGTAACAATTCCTAATGAAAAATTAAAACAGATTGTTTCTCATTATAAGATTAACTTAACTGATGTTTTTGAAGAAAATGAAAACTCTATAGATTTAAGCAATATTAAAAAAAGTATAATATCTGAGTATATTGTGGAAAATTGGGATAATATGATGAAGGACAATCTTTTCAATGCTAATTTTAAAGCCAAGGCTGGTGAGTGGGCTATTTCAATAAAGAAAAATAGTTAA
- a CDS encoding N(5)-(carboxyethyl)ornithine synthase, protein MALLKMGVIGTSKKEDERRVPIHPEHLNRLPEHIRRQLIFEKGYGAPFNIEDKKISQLTGGIATRSEILSDIGSVIIAKPILSDLEELKEGGIIWGYPHCAQQIQITQTAIDKKLTLIAFEDMYTWGDQGKIGRHTFYKNNEMAGYSAVIHALQLKGIDGHYGNQRKIIVFSFGAVSKGAIYALKAHGFRDITICIQRSNHEVTEEILDVHYTTLRKGKENEPRLIIVEHDGAERPLLDLISESDIIINGTYQNTDNPIDYIREDEKSILKPGTLIIDVSCDEGMGFYFAKPTTFKKPIISIDKIDYYAVDHTPSYFWESASRSISAALIVHLPSVISGRKNWDKNKTIKNAINIDNGNIVKDTILRFQNRDKNYPHKVLGG, encoded by the coding sequence ATGGCTTTATTAAAAATGGGGGTTATTGGAACCTCTAAAAAAGAAGATGAAAGACGTGTACCTATTCATCCAGAACACCTAAACAGACTTCCAGAACATATTCGTAGACAACTTATTTTTGAGAAAGGTTATGGAGCTCCTTTTAATATAGAAGATAAAAAGATTAGTCAATTAACGGGGGGGATAGCAACACGGAGTGAAATATTATCTGATATTGGTTCTGTTATTATTGCGAAACCAATTTTATCAGACTTAGAAGAATTGAAAGAAGGTGGTATTATTTGGGGATATCCACATTGTGCTCAACAAATACAGATTACACAAACTGCAATAGATAAAAAATTAACTTTGATAGCTTTTGAAGATATGTATACTTGGGGAGATCAAGGAAAAATAGGGAGACATACTTTTTATAAAAATAATGAAATGGCAGGATATAGTGCTGTGATTCATGCTCTTCAATTAAAAGGAATTGATGGTCATTATGGGAATCAAAGAAAAATCATTGTCTTTAGTTTTGGTGCTGTAAGTAAAGGAGCTATTTATGCTTTAAAAGCACATGGGTTTAGAGATATTACAATTTGTATTCAAAGATCAAATCATGAGGTTACTGAAGAAATACTAGATGTACATTATACAACACTTAGAAAGGGAAAAGAAAATGAACCTAGATTAATTATTGTTGAACATGATGGAGCTGAACGACCATTATTGGATTTAATAAGTGAATCAGATATAATAATTAATGGAACATATCAGAATACAGATAACCCAATTGATTATATAAGGGAAGATGAAAAGTCTATACTTAAACCTGGTACATTAATTATAGATGTAAGTTGTGATGAAGGTATGGGGTTTTATTTTGCTAAACCTACAACGTTTAAAAAACCAATTATATCAATTGATAAAATTGATTATTATGCAGTAGACCATACACCAAGTTATTTTTGGGAAAGTGCTTCTAGATCCATTTCTGCAGCATTAATTGTACATCTACCATCTGTTATATCCGGTCGCAAAAACTGGGATAAAAATAAAACTATAAAAAATGCTATAAACATAGATAATGGTAATATTGTAAAAGATACGATTCTTCGGTTCCAGAATAGAGATAAAAACTATCCACATAAAGTATTAGGGGGGTAA
- a CDS encoding flavohemoglobin expression-modulating QEGLA motif protein, which translates to MRRLEINEIIALINAEKHFEAIVSDGSFSVKINKYLPYCCTAIHDGSNLRSELKEKINHDEYNRWYEEDPFTGDFISSMPITLISNDSRFEYDLNRNSDNCIFDIAWEKKVWKKKLTPKEKQKSIEKHNNYYKVTHALIKKLEALFGGCVVYDIHSYNFQRWDRKVPLFNIGTENIDMNRFGNVVEHWRQELGKIELQDIENDSVINDVFYGRGYNLEYITKNFKNTLVLATEVKKVYCNEITGDDYPNIIKTLQKGFKKAILNNANFFNQKHSDWEYQVNAKLLDKTMDSSILKVDKELFRLLKGFELLASVNPINNIKEKKRFFKNKCTEIPHFKYNPIKINPFELKQQLSNLKVQDISDVSIRHLYESVINSYFDKIDMLSELDTRKFLYNSLRYFGRPSKKDIENAHYFLHLPDVAGEPKRSPSLGVEEAMVSFKEGLESYGFKSRIEKSNRVVSQVMVLNAKKTILFRPDAKFTRSQINALVEHEIGVHMVTTMNSNAQKLNLFNLGLPVNTMTQEGLAILSEYLSGNISMKRLKKLAYRVIIVDMMCNGADFVECYSFLVNDHGLDKDDAFSVVTRIFRGGGFTKDYLYLNGFVKILRFWENDNDLSPLLIGKTSLNFYHTINEMMQREMIQKPIYTTHSFNDPKLGRNNNIYEYILSGLK; encoded by the coding sequence ATGAGGAGGTTAGAGATTAATGAAATTATAGCGCTAATAAATGCTGAAAAACATTTTGAAGCTATTGTCTCTGACGGTTCTTTTTCTGTAAAAATAAATAAATATCTACCATATTGTTGTACCGCTATCCATGATGGTAGTAATTTGCGTTCTGAGTTAAAGGAAAAGATAAATCATGACGAGTATAATCGTTGGTATGAAGAAGATCCTTTTACCGGAGATTTTATATCTTCAATGCCTATTACTTTAATTAGTAATGATTCTCGTTTTGAATATGATTTGAACAGAAATTCAGATAATTGTATTTTTGATATTGCATGGGAGAAAAAAGTCTGGAAAAAGAAACTAACACCTAAAGAGAAACAGAAAAGTATTGAAAAGCATAATAACTATTATAAAGTTACTCATGCATTAATTAAAAAATTAGAAGCACTTTTTGGAGGATGTGTAGTTTATGATATTCACTCTTATAACTTTCAGCGTTGGGATAGAAAAGTACCACTGTTTAATATAGGTACTGAGAATATTGACATGAACCGATTTGGAAATGTTGTAGAGCATTGGAGGCAAGAACTTGGAAAGATTGAGTTACAAGATATTGAAAACGATAGTGTTATTAATGATGTTTTTTATGGAAGGGGTTATAATCTTGAATATATCACTAAAAACTTTAAAAATACTTTAGTTTTAGCAACAGAGGTTAAAAAGGTTTACTGTAATGAGATCACAGGAGATGATTATCCGAATATAATTAAGACATTACAAAAAGGGTTTAAAAAGGCAATATTAAATAATGCTAATTTTTTTAATCAAAAGCATTCCGATTGGGAATATCAAGTAAATGCTAAACTATTAGATAAAACAATGGACTCCTCAATTCTTAAAGTTGACAAAGAATTGTTTAGATTATTAAAAGGTTTTGAGCTATTAGCTTCGGTCAATCCAATTAATAACATTAAAGAAAAAAAACGTTTTTTTAAAAACAAATGCACAGAAATTCCTCATTTCAAGTATAACCCTATTAAAATTAATCCGTTTGAGTTAAAACAGCAATTAAGTAACCTTAAAGTACAGGATATTTCGGATGTTTCAATTCGTCATTTATATGAATCTGTTATCAATAGTTATTTTGATAAAATAGACATGTTATCTGAATTAGATACTCGAAAATTCTTATATAATTCATTGCGTTATTTTGGAAGACCTTCTAAAAAGGATATCGAAAATGCACATTATTTTTTGCATTTGCCTGATGTAGCAGGTGAACCTAAAAGATCACCTAGTTTAGGTGTTGAAGAAGCTATGGTTTCATTTAAAGAAGGTCTTGAAAGTTATGGTTTTAAAAGTAGAATAGAAAAAAGTAACCGTGTTGTCTCACAAGTAATGGTTTTAAATGCCAAAAAAACTATTTTATTTAGGCCAGATGCAAAATTCACTAGAAGTCAAATAAACGCACTTGTAGAACATGAAATAGGAGTACATATGGTAACAACGATGAATTCTAATGCTCAAAAATTGAATTTATTCAATCTAGGGCTTCCTGTAAATACGATGACGCAAGAAGGACTAGCTATTTTATCTGAATACCTTAGTGGTAATATTTCAATGAAAAGGCTTAAAAAGTTAGCCTATCGTGTTATTATAGTAGATATGATGTGTAATGGAGCAGATTTTGTTGAGTGTTATAGTTTTCTTGTAAATGATCATGGTTTAGATAAAGACGATGCATTTAGTGTCGTTACAAGAATATTTAGGGGTGGCGGCTTTACAAAAGATTATTTGTACTTAAATGGTTTTGTGAAAATTTTACGTTTCTGGGAAAACGATAATGACTTAAGTCCTTTATTAATAGGTAAAACTTCTCTTAATTTTTATCACACAATTAACGAAATGATGCAGAGAGAAATGATTCAGAAACCAATTTATACAACACACAGCTTTAATGACCCAAAGCTTGGTAGAAATAACAATATATATGAATATATATTAAGTGGTCTTAAGTAG
- the gshB gene encoding glutathione synthase — protein MKICFIMYPWEKVNPKQDSTLRMIHELTVRGHEVAITYPSNLTIRDSVTLSLCKTIISQDKVSNSIPSFYKSVKFHKEMKPLQHFDVIFMRDNPPMDPLVLNFLDSIKDDVFILNAVDGLRETNNKIYTAAYYDPKRELIPATHVSKNIDYLLRIIEESENDKMILKPLDGYGGSGVIVIEKSAMHNIKSLLDFYINGKEGKSSYVILQEYVEGAENGDVRVLMLNGEPIGALRRRPAKGDARSNISAGGTVEKYKLTKTDKILCRKVGEKLVRDGIYYAGLDLIGGKLIEVNVMSPGTITDINKLNNTKIQKKIVDYLERVVEEISDRKNKSELIKLVSDEEVRD, from the coding sequence ATGAAAATCTGTTTTATAATGTATCCTTGGGAAAAAGTAAATCCTAAGCAAGATTCTACTCTTAGAATGATTCATGAACTTACTGTTCGTGGACACGAAGTTGCTATAACATATCCATCCAATTTAACAATTAGAGATAGTGTTACATTGAGTTTGTGCAAAACAATTATTAGTCAAGACAAAGTATCGAATAGTATACCATCATTTTACAAGTCGGTTAAATTTCATAAAGAAATGAAGCCTTTGCAGCATTTTGATGTAATATTTATGAGAGACAATCCACCTATGGATCCATTGGTGCTCAATTTTCTTGATTCTATAAAAGACGATGTATTTATATTAAACGCTGTAGATGGTTTGCGAGAAACCAATAATAAAATTTATACAGCTGCGTATTATGATCCGAAACGAGAATTGATTCCTGCTACTCATGTTTCAAAAAACATCGACTACTTATTAAGAATTATCGAAGAATCAGAAAATGATAAAATGATTTTAAAGCCATTAGATGGCTATGGAGGTAGTGGTGTAATTGTAATTGAAAAATCAGCAATGCATAATATTAAATCTTTACTTGACTTTTATATTAATGGAAAAGAAGGTAAATCTAGTTATGTAATTCTGCAAGAGTATGTAGAGGGAGCTGAAAATGGTGATGTACGTGTATTAATGCTAAACGGAGAGCCTATTGGTGCTTTGCGCAGAAGACCTGCGAAGGGAGATGCACGTTCAAATATTTCTGCAGGAGGTACTGTAGAAAAATACAAGTTAACCAAAACAGATAAAATTTTATGTAGAAAAGTAGGTGAGAAGTTAGTTCGTGACGGAATTTATTATGCTGGACTTGATTTGATAGGTGGAAAATTAATTGAGGTAAATGTAATGAGTCCTGGAACGATTACAGACATTAATAAACTGAATAACACAAAGATTCAAAAGAAAATTGTAGACTATTTAGAGCGTGTTGTTGAAGAAATAAGTGATAGAAAAAACAAGTCAGAACTTATAAAGTTAGTATCCGATGAGGAGGTTAGAGATTAA
- a CDS encoding Lrp/AsnC family transcriptional regulator, with translation MKYNSLNIDNTDIQILEILQENAMATAKEMAHKLSLTTTPIYERIKKLQKTGIIKQYVALLDADILGKSILVFMNITIKDHHSEKRNEFVREMEKLKAVIEFYHTSGSFDFLVKVRFSDIKSFRNFLVNEVASIHNIGDIESQIVLEEIKFSTKILID, from the coding sequence ATGAAGTACAATTCACTAAACATTGATAATACTGATATACAAATCCTTGAAATTCTCCAAGAAAACGCGATGGCAACAGCCAAAGAAATGGCTCATAAGCTATCTCTGACTACAACTCCCATTTATGAACGCATAAAAAAACTACAGAAGACAGGAATTATTAAACAGTATGTTGCTTTACTTGATGCCGATATTCTTGGAAAAAGTATTTTAGTTTTTATGAACATTACCATAAAAGATCATCACTCAGAAAAGCGAAATGAATTTGTTCGGGAAATGGAAAAGCTAAAAGCTGTTATAGAATTTTACCACACATCTGGAAGTTTCGATTTTTTGGTAAAAGTTCGATTTTCTGATATTAAATCTTTCAGAAATTTCTTAGTTAACGAAGTTGCATCTATCCATAATATCGGTGATATAGAAAGTCAAATAGTTCTTGAAGAAATAAAGTTTTCAACTAAAATATTAATAGATTAA